The following proteins are encoded in a genomic region of Necator americanus strain Aroian chromosome II, whole genome shotgun sequence:
- a CDS encoding hypothetical protein (NECATOR_CHRII.G8658.T3), translating into MRWYDVIAKAIASLFCLILWRFLLHILSAHIPSYSGEEKYFPKQLINDDNALNRYRLNISDHIYPRLRRQADHFSPLEIRIIASDRRQNYLSQVITFLIDAYQSRRRFSPNLEICNVEPEIFDELRKFQLHVPIRTLGKKSSRHLSLDETIAKEASDYWKCLNHTTKGRYVMLLEDDALVVPEFPRMMDSLMDQLDERQHVDYAKLYHPNQLRKIPSIPLAITICILFCYTYQIVIFRRVLIFWSLLTSSLMYMCLRSYHSQFLAELRYYVTNRVYMSIPESCCTPAVVFRASRIPAIISQLSTDPAHVGHAKDHILDESGFVGRQTDMNLVVHIGSNNTVDIRIIAAERKQDYLIQVVGSVLKAYSTADSNPPRLEICNVAGHMFDELQEFHGNLPIRSINAIRKVLNMSIKEPSSDGIFMKEAMDYWSCLNLTTKSRYVLLLEDDVVAIPAFATLLASTITKLNTQNEIDYVKLYHPNYLRGIPSIPLAVSLPILVCFAYQMIVFRRLIMIWLLPTSSIMYLGLRSYGSQFLADWRFFLTGSIYFTHTESCCTQAVLFRTSKIPEIVRDLMEETMKTARVGHAKDHILDESNFLGRQTDKNFVHHIGHISSIRGISSN; encoded by the exons ATGCGATGGTATGACGTCATCGCGAAAGCGATCGCCTCGCTTTTTTGCCTCATCCTATGGCGTTTCCTATTGCATATTCTATCCGCACATATTCCCAGCTATTCCGGCGAGGAAAAGTATTTCCCAAAGCAGCTTATCAATGACGATAATGCTTTGAATAGGTATCGATTGAATATTTCCGATCATATCTATCCGCGACTGCGTAGACAAGCTGATCAT ttcagtccacttgaaatccgtataATCGCTTCTGATCGGCGTCAAAATTATCTTTCTCAG gttATCACATTTTTGATAGACGCCTATCAGTCTCGAAGGCGTTTCTCGCCTAATCTCGAAATTTGCAACGTGGAGCCGGAAATCTTTGACGAACTACGAAAATTTCAGCTACACGTACCGATAAGAACTCTGGGAA AGAAAAGTTCACGACATTTGTCGTTGGATGAAACTATAGCCAAGGAAGCATCCGACTATTGGAAATGCCTTAATCACACAACAAAAGGAAG ATACGTTATGCTCCTCGAGGATGACGCGCTTGTTGTGCCTGAATTCCCCAGAATGATGGACTCGTTAATGGATCAGTTGGATGAACGACAACATGTCGACTATGCAAAACTCTATCATCCGAAccaattgagaaaaattccctCAATTCCATTG GCGATCACTATATGCATTTTATTCTGCTATACATAtcaaattgttatttttcgtCGGGTCTTAATATTCTGGTCTTTGCTTACGTCTTCACTTATGTATATGTGTCTTCGTTCATATCATTCACAG TTTCTTGCGGAACTGCGATACTACGTCACGAATCGAGTGTACATGAGCATTCCGGAATCTTGTTGTACTCCAGCGGTAGTGTTTCGAGCGTCAAGAATTCCCGCGATCATCTCCCAGCTTTCCACCGATCCGGCACATGTCGGTCATGCAAAAGATCATATTCTGGATGAATCAGGATTCGTTGGCAGACAAACCGATATGAATTTAGTTGTTCATATCGGTTCG aaCAACACCGTTGACATAAGAATTATTGCGGCGGAACGAAAACAAGATTATCTGATCCAG GTGGTCGGTTCTGTACTCAAAGCCTACAGTACAGCGGATAGTAATCCTCCACGTCTAGAAATTTGCAACGTAGCTGGCCATATGTTCGATGAACTGCAagaatttcatggaaatctACCAATACGGTCAATTAACG CTATTCGCAAAGTACTGAATATGTCGATCAAAGAACCGTCATCTGATGGAATTTTTATGAAAGAAGCGATGGACTACTGGAGTTGTTTGAATCTTACGACGAAATCGAG ATATGTTCTGCTTCTTGAGGATGATGTGGTGGCGATTCCTGCTTTCGCTACACTTCTTGCGAGCACAATCACCAAGCTGAATACACAAAATGAGATCGACTATGTGAAATTATATCATCCAAATTATCTTCGTGGAATCCCATCAATCCCCCTA gCTGTTTCATTGCCCATTTTAGTATGTTTTGCCTATCAAATGATAGTTTTTCGACGGCTAATCATGATTTGGCTTCTTCCCACATCTTCAATCATGTACCTTGGTTTGAGATCATATGGTAGTCAG TTCCTAGCTGATTGGCGATTTTTTCTAACCGGATCGATTTATTTTACACATACCGAGTCGTGTTGTACCCAAGCTGTACTTTTTCGGACGtcaaaaattcctgaaatcgTACGCGACCTAATGGAGGAGACCATGAAAACAGCTCGTGTCGGCCACGCAAAGGATCATATACTTGACGAGTCAAATTTTCTAGGACGTCAAACTGACAAGAACTTCGTCCATCACATTGGGCACATCAGTTCGATTCGTGGAATATCGTCAAATTAA
- a CDS encoding hypothetical protein (NECATOR_CHRII.G8658.T4), whose product MRWYDVIAKAIASLFCLILWRFLLHILSAHIPSYSGEEKYFPKQLINDDNALNRYRLNISDHIYPRLRRQADHVSSFSPLEIRIIASDRRQNYLSQVITFLIDAYQSRRRFSPNLEICNVEPEIFDELRKFQLHVPIRTLGKKSSRHLSLDETIAKEASDYWKCLNHTTKGRYVMLLEDDALVVPEFPRMMDSLMDQLDERQHVDYAKLYHPNQLRKIPSIPLAITICILFCYTYQIVIFRRVLIFWSLLTSSLMYMCLRSYHSQFLAELRYYVTNRVYMSIPESCCTPAVVFRASRIPAIISQLSTDPAHVGHAKDHILDESGFVGRQTDMNLVVHIGSNNTVDIRIIAAERKQDYLIQVVGSVLKAYSTADSNPPRLEICNVAGHMFDELQEFHGNLPIRSINAIRKVLNMSIKEPSSDGIFMKEAMDYWSCLNLTTKSRYVLLLEDDVVAIPAFATLLASTITKLNTQNEIDYVKLYHPNYLRGIPSIPLAVSLPILVCFAYQMIVFRRLIMIWLLPTSSIMYLGLRSYGSQFLADWRFFLTGSIYFTHTESCCTQAVLFRTSKIPEIVRDLMEETMKTARVGHAKDHILDESNFLGRQTDKNFVHHIGHISSIRGISSN is encoded by the exons ATGCGATGGTATGACGTCATCGCGAAAGCGATCGCCTCGCTTTTTTGCCTCATCCTATGGCGTTTCCTATTGCATATTCTATCCGCACATATTCCCAGCTATTCCGGCGAGGAAAAGTATTTCCCAAAGCAGCTTATCAATGACGATAATGCTTTGAATAGGTATCGATTGAATATTTCCGATCATATCTATCCGCGACTGCGTAGACAAGCTGATCATGTAAGttct ttcagtccacttgaaatccgtataATCGCTTCTGATCGGCGTCAAAATTATCTTTCTCAG gttATCACATTTTTGATAGACGCCTATCAGTCTCGAAGGCGTTTCTCGCCTAATCTCGAAATTTGCAACGTGGAGCCGGAAATCTTTGACGAACTACGAAAATTTCAGCTACACGTACCGATAAGAACTCTGGGAA AGAAAAGTTCACGACATTTGTCGTTGGATGAAACTATAGCCAAGGAAGCATCCGACTATTGGAAATGCCTTAATCACACAACAAAAGGAAG ATACGTTATGCTCCTCGAGGATGACGCGCTTGTTGTGCCTGAATTCCCCAGAATGATGGACTCGTTAATGGATCAGTTGGATGAACGACAACATGTCGACTATGCAAAACTCTATCATCCGAAccaattgagaaaaattccctCAATTCCATTG GCGATCACTATATGCATTTTATTCTGCTATACATAtcaaattgttatttttcgtCGGGTCTTAATATTCTGGTCTTTGCTTACGTCTTCACTTATGTATATGTGTCTTCGTTCATATCATTCACAG TTTCTTGCGGAACTGCGATACTACGTCACGAATCGAGTGTACATGAGCATTCCGGAATCTTGTTGTACTCCAGCGGTAGTGTTTCGAGCGTCAAGAATTCCCGCGATCATCTCCCAGCTTTCCACCGATCCGGCACATGTCGGTCATGCAAAAGATCATATTCTGGATGAATCAGGATTCGTTGGCAGACAAACCGATATGAATTTAGTTGTTCATATCGGTTCG aaCAACACCGTTGACATAAGAATTATTGCGGCGGAACGAAAACAAGATTATCTGATCCAG GTGGTCGGTTCTGTACTCAAAGCCTACAGTACAGCGGATAGTAATCCTCCACGTCTAGAAATTTGCAACGTAGCTGGCCATATGTTCGATGAACTGCAagaatttcatggaaatctACCAATACGGTCAATTAACG CTATTCGCAAAGTACTGAATATGTCGATCAAAGAACCGTCATCTGATGGAATTTTTATGAAAGAAGCGATGGACTACTGGAGTTGTTTGAATCTTACGACGAAATCGAG ATATGTTCTGCTTCTTGAGGATGATGTGGTGGCGATTCCTGCTTTCGCTACACTTCTTGCGAGCACAATCACCAAGCTGAATACACAAAATGAGATCGACTATGTGAAATTATATCATCCAAATTATCTTCGTGGAATCCCATCAATCCCCCTA gCTGTTTCATTGCCCATTTTAGTATGTTTTGCCTATCAAATGATAGTTTTTCGACGGCTAATCATGATTTGGCTTCTTCCCACATCTTCAATCATGTACCTTGGTTTGAGATCATATGGTAGTCAG TTCCTAGCTGATTGGCGATTTTTTCTAACCGGATCGATTTATTTTACACATACCGAGTCGTGTTGTACCCAAGCTGTACTTTTTCGGACGtcaaaaattcctgaaatcgTACGCGACCTAATGGAGGAGACCATGAAAACAGCTCGTGTCGGCCACGCAAAGGATCATATACTTGACGAGTCAAATTTTCTAGGACGTCAAACTGACAAGAACTTCGTCCATCACATTGGGCACATCAGTTCGATTCGTGGAATATCGTCAAATTAA
- a CDS encoding hypothetical protein (NECATOR_CHRII.G8658.T1), with protein sequence MIVVILLWNILLSKIHRKITKDSEEDEYLEEKNSFEENRYRADYYRRFHKTLRIPPLTYNNTVDIRIIAAERKQDYLIQVVGSVLKAYSTADSNPPRLEICNVAGHMFDELQEFHGNLPIRSINAIRKVLNMSIKEPSSDGIFMKEAMDYWSCLNLTTKSRYVLLLEDDVVAIPAFATLLASTITKLNTQNEIDYVKLYHPNYLRGIPSIPLAVSLPILVCFAYQMIVFRRLIMIWLLPTSSIMYLGLRSYGSQFLADWRFFLTGSIYFTHTESCCTQAVLFRTSKIPEIVRDLMEETMKTARVGHAKDHILDESNFLGRQTDKNFVHHIGHISSIRGISSN encoded by the exons ATGATCGTTGTCATTCTACTATGGAATATTTTGCTGAGCAAAATCCAtcgaaaaatcacaaaagatTCGGAAGAGGACGAATacctcgaagaaaaaaattctttcgagGAGAACAGATATCGAGCAGATTACTATAGGAGATTCCACAAAACTCTACGAATTCCTCCATTGACCTAT aaCAACACCGTTGACATAAGAATTATTGCGGCGGAACGAAAACAAGATTATCTGATCCAG GTGGTCGGTTCTGTACTCAAAGCCTACAGTACAGCGGATAGTAATCCTCCACGTCTAGAAATTTGCAACGTAGCTGGCCATATGTTCGATGAACTGCAagaatttcatggaaatctACCAATACGGTCAATTAACG CTATTCGCAAAGTACTGAATATGTCGATCAAAGAACCGTCATCTGATGGAATTTTTATGAAAGAAGCGATGGACTACTGGAGTTGTTTGAATCTTACGACGAAATCGAG ATATGTTCTGCTTCTTGAGGATGATGTGGTGGCGATTCCTGCTTTCGCTACACTTCTTGCGAGCACAATCACCAAGCTGAATACACAAAATGAGATCGACTATGTGAAATTATATCATCCAAATTATCTTCGTGGAATCCCATCAATCCCCCTA gCTGTTTCATTGCCCATTTTAGTATGTTTTGCCTATCAAATGATAGTTTTTCGACGGCTAATCATGATTTGGCTTCTTCCCACATCTTCAATCATGTACCTTGGTTTGAGATCATATGGTAGTCAG TTCCTAGCTGATTGGCGATTTTTTCTAACCGGATCGATTTATTTTACACATACCGAGTCGTGTTGTACCCAAGCTGTACTTTTTCGGACGtcaaaaattcctgaaatcgTACGCGACCTAATGGAGGAGACCATGAAAACAGCTCGTGTCGGCCACGCAAAGGATCATATACTTGACGAGTCAAATTTTCTAGGACGTCAAACTGACAAGAACTTCGTCCATCACATTGGGCACATCAGTTCGATTCGTGGAATATCGTCAAATTAA
- a CDS encoding hypothetical protein (NECATOR_CHRII.G8658.T2) has protein sequence MRWYDVIAKAIASLFCLILWRFLLHILSAHIPSYSGEEKYFPKQLINDDNALNRYRLNISDHIYPRLRRQADHVSSFSPLEIRIIASDRRQNYLSQVITFLIDAYQSRRRFSPNLEICNVEPEIFDELRKFQLHVPIRTLGKKSSRHLSLDETIAKEASDYWKCLNHTTKGRYVMLLEDDALVVPEFPRMMDSLMDQLDERQHVDYAKLYHPNQLRKIPSIPLAITICILFCYTYQIVIFRRVLIFWSLLTSSLMYMCLRSYHSQFLAELRYYVTNRVYMSIPESCCTPAVVFRASRIPAIISQLSTDPAHVGHAKDHILDESGFVGRQTDMNLVVHIGSVSSIRKRRITLSEVITVRNRHD, from the exons ATGCGATGGTATGACGTCATCGCGAAAGCGATCGCCTCGCTTTTTTGCCTCATCCTATGGCGTTTCCTATTGCATATTCTATCCGCACATATTCCCAGCTATTCCGGCGAGGAAAAGTATTTCCCAAAGCAGCTTATCAATGACGATAATGCTTTGAATAGGTATCGATTGAATATTTCCGATCATATCTATCCGCGACTGCGTAGACAAGCTGATCATGTAAGttct ttcagtccacttgaaatccgtataATCGCTTCTGATCGGCGTCAAAATTATCTTTCTCAG gttATCACATTTTTGATAGACGCCTATCAGTCTCGAAGGCGTTTCTCGCCTAATCTCGAAATTTGCAACGTGGAGCCGGAAATCTTTGACGAACTACGAAAATTTCAGCTACACGTACCGATAAGAACTCTGGGAA AGAAAAGTTCACGACATTTGTCGTTGGATGAAACTATAGCCAAGGAAGCATCCGACTATTGGAAATGCCTTAATCACACAACAAAAGGAAG ATACGTTATGCTCCTCGAGGATGACGCGCTTGTTGTGCCTGAATTCCCCAGAATGATGGACTCGTTAATGGATCAGTTGGATGAACGACAACATGTCGACTATGCAAAACTCTATCATCCGAAccaattgagaaaaattccctCAATTCCATTG GCGATCACTATATGCATTTTATTCTGCTATACATAtcaaattgttatttttcgtCGGGTCTTAATATTCTGGTCTTTGCTTACGTCTTCACTTATGTATATGTGTCTTCGTTCATATCATTCACAG TTTCTTGCGGAACTGCGATACTACGTCACGAATCGAGTGTACATGAGCATTCCGGAATCTTGTTGTACTCCAGCGGTAGTGTTTCGAGCGTCAAGAATTCCCGCGATCATCTCCCAGCTTTCCACCGATCCGGCACATGTCGGTCATGCAAAAGATCATATTCTGGATGAATCAGGATTCGTTGGCAGACAAACCGATATGAATTTAGTTGTTCATATCGGTTCGGTTAGTTCAATACGTAAACGTAGAATTACGTTAAGTGAAGTTATTACCGTAAGAAATAGACATGACTAA
- a CDS encoding hypothetical protein (NECATOR_CHRII.G8659.T2) → MNVGSDSSVEFYASARASSLYERKPSKDSRTYTTDGRVLINGVPEVQDTPDDLWRNLIYKAVASRVVKEAEINETGPLAVIRKFSSRLRFGRKSSTLQKKPPEEEEKEEEKSDREHVTIIRIKTVKPNRTVKEVEEEEQPNKEDKSSIQDDDGTGDELRIYAQEGILKRLMEEKAMIERQMGNISMEWGSDSARTSIDEESDIIVERF, encoded by the exons ATGAATGTCGGCTCTGATTCATCAGTGGAATTTTATGCAAGTGCTCGTGCAAGTTCCCTCTATGAACGAAAACCATCGAAGGATTCCAGGAC tTACACTACCGACGGTCGTGTTTTGATCAACGGTGTCCCAGAAGTACAGGACACACCGGACGATCTCTGGCGTAACCTCATTTACAAAGCTGTTGCCAGTCGTGTCGTTAAAGAAgcggaaataaatgaaactg GACCGTTAGCGGtgattcgaaaattttcctcacgACTTCGTTTTGGCCGCAAATCATCGACTCTTCAAAAGAAACCACCAGAAGAGGaggagaaagaagaggaaaaatccgACCGAGAACATGTCACGATAATCAGAATTAAAACGGTGAAGCCTAACAGAACGGTGAAGGAAGTGGAGGAAGAGGAGCAGCCAAACAAGGAGGACAAATCCTCCATTCAG GATGATGATGGAACAGGAGATGAACTTCGTATTTACGCTCAGGAAGGAATTTTAAAGCGtttaatggaagaaaaagCGATGATCGAACGACAAATGGGGAATATATCCATGGAATGGGGAAGCGATAGCGCACGAACAAGCATCGATGAAGAATCTGATATTATCGTGGAGAGATTTTAA
- a CDS encoding hypothetical protein (NECATOR_CHRII.G8659.T1): protein MIGIMNVGSDSSVEFYASARASSLYERKPSKDSRTYTTDGRVLINGVPEVQDTPDDLWRNLIYKAVASRVVKEAEINETGPLAVIRKFSSRLRFGRKSSTLQKKPPEEEEKEEEKSDREHVTIIRIKTVKPNRTVKEVEEEEQPNKEDKSSIQDDDGTGDELRIYAQEGILKRLMEEKAMIERQMGNISMEWGSDSARTSIDEESDIIVERF, encoded by the exons ATGATTGGTATAATGAATGTCGGCTCTGATTCATCAGTGGAATTTTATGCAAGTGCTCGTGCAAGTTCCCTCTATGAACGAAAACCATCGAAGGATTCCAGGAC tTACACTACCGACGGTCGTGTTTTGATCAACGGTGTCCCAGAAGTACAGGACACACCGGACGATCTCTGGCGTAACCTCATTTACAAAGCTGTTGCCAGTCGTGTCGTTAAAGAAgcggaaataaatgaaactg GACCGTTAGCGGtgattcgaaaattttcctcacgACTTCGTTTTGGCCGCAAATCATCGACTCTTCAAAAGAAACCACCAGAAGAGGaggagaaagaagaggaaaaatccgACCGAGAACATGTCACGATAATCAGAATTAAAACGGTGAAGCCTAACAGAACGGTGAAGGAAGTGGAGGAAGAGGAGCAGCCAAACAAGGAGGACAAATCCTCCATTCAG GATGATGATGGAACAGGAGATGAACTTCGTATTTACGCTCAGGAAGGAATTTTAAAGCGtttaatggaagaaaaagCGATGATCGAACGACAAATGGGGAATATATCCATGGAATGGGGAAGCGATAGCGCACGAACAAGCATCGATGAAGAATCTGATATTATCGTGGAGAGATTTTAA